In Deltaproteobacteria bacterium, a single genomic region encodes these proteins:
- a CDS encoding transposase family protein gives MRSLRKITGQILDTTKVPHELRLTIGADRGSLYPCPVCGSLCKAHDFKELTWRHLNFFQHHCYI, from the coding sequence TTGAGGAGCCTGAGGAAGATCACGGGGCAGATTCTTGACACCACGAAGGTACCCCATGAGCTTCGTCTTACGATCGGGGCGGATCGGGGTTCCCTGTATCCGTGTCCTGTTTGCGGGAGCTTGTGCAAGGCACATGATTTCAAGGAGTTGACCTGGCGCCATCTCAACTTCTTCCAGCATCACTGCTACATTA